A region of Zeugodacus cucurbitae isolate PBARC_wt_2022May chromosome 5, idZeuCucr1.2, whole genome shotgun sequence DNA encodes the following proteins:
- the LOC105213932 gene encoding uncharacterized protein LOC105213932: MKFLETSALYAFTLCGCVVALTTAAVICIDESTLNKTQSGKVNELQRNSEDATDFDAAVVNLTDSSLDSTNGSHSQVTKFLQTVQDTLEKAKPWVVELEKEAKRLEQTAKRFGEGVIRGLGSFVDRLIGVGNSSGGPKPTRHEQPSTTSPLHTSTTDDNKSDIATTTATAVVSEVVADVSAIASAADEAENEIFEHDNTLCPDGFVADVNGICLRNHN, encoded by the coding sequence ATGAAATTTCTTGAAACTTCCGCCTTGTACGCATTTACGCTTTGCGGTTGCGTTGTCGCACTAACAACTGCCGCTGTAATTTGTATCGATGAATCAACATTGAACAAAACCCAAAGCGGAAAAGTCAACGAACTGCAGCGTAATTCCGAGGATGCCACGGATTTTGACGCCGCTGTGGTAAACCTTACCGACTCGAGCTTGGATTCCACTAATGGCAGTCACAGTCAGGTAACAAAGTTCTTGCAGACGGTACAGGACACACTGGAGAAGGCCAAACCTTGGGTGGTCGAACTCGAAAAGGAAGCTAAGCGACTGGAACAGACCGCCAAACGGTTTGGCGAAGGTGTAATACGCGGTCTGGGCAGTTTCGTTGATCGTTTGATTGGTGTAGGCAACAGCAGCGGTGGTCCAAAGCCAACACGTCACGAACAACCGTCAACAACTAGCCCTCTACACACTTCTACTACAGACGATAACAAGTCTGATATCGCGACCACAACCGCGACAGCTGTTGTTTCTGAAGTTGTGGCCGATGTCTCGGCTATTGCGAGTGCAGCTGATGAGGCAGAGAATGAAATTTTTGAGCACGATAACACTCTTTGCCCCGATGGCTTTGTAGCGGATGTAAATGGAATCTGTCTGCGCAATCATAATTGA
- the LOC105213930 gene encoding uncharacterized protein LOC105213930 — MKHLIYVFAAALLCLCATAVRGDLLDCNEKIVPSLSDLPIIGPKVTSPEESGEHQVRDFFKNVGCQIKKGAEKVSEQAKKIGTELKEGAKKFGEKAKDLGSDIKDKLGDIKDKFSKDSSEELTAHKLLNVELINPDILKAEQQCGHGHILDALGNCSKLRK, encoded by the coding sequence atgaaacatttaatttacgtGTTTGCAGCAGCTTTGCTTTGCCTCTGTGCCACCGCGGTGCGGGGCGATTTACTCGATTGCAATGAGAAAATTGTGCCATCGCTATCGGATCTACCCATCATTGGACCGAAAGTGACCAGCCCCGAGGAGAGCGGTGAGCATCAGGTGcgcgattttttcaaaaatgttggcTGTCAGATTAAAAAGGGCGCTGAGAAGGTTTCCGAGCAGGCAAAGAAAATTGGTACTGAGCTGAAGGAGGGCGCCAAAAAGTTTGGCGAGAAGGCAAAAGATCTGGGTTCAGATATTAAAGATAAACTTGGTGATATCAAGGATAAATTCTCAAAGGATTCTTCGGAGGAGCTAACAGCGCATAAGCTACTCAATGTGGAACTGATAAATCCGGATATACTGAAAGCTGAGCAACAATGCGGCCATGGACATATCTTGGACGCTTTGGGCAACTGCAGTAAATTGAGAAAGTAA
- the LOC105213929 gene encoding uncharacterized protein LOC105213929 has translation MSDLFVDMHQRRTAAALESSKQRKSRHGPAVNGKNKEGTLTPDTFYSSQHSTTTTNATTNDDYADADVGDELANVLSLKLRKPKNWRWELSTSRSCSNIALPRILLYDHKGQLLVDVDSQEEQCYSQPQTVITQKSTKESTGTQSRTRKRASKSASTNLAQSIKQALERQFSGLHIQEATPSPVPSYKNSVATTPSTEHASTLSSTIDFFTNELPDYKIQRRANSLKGVRFKVNEVEDANAVVNSNVKSTQNSFNLADLPTPPSTITTPTTPSNSSSSGPREKRRYRRSHSSGRSPATSESILERFSFNKGRFSSPEYVEEHEVQHAPRYFLRTSKAGTLVVQEESFSRYRRRRRPRNSSTENILSSQESGSKNSLKMSDCSAHDQLHESTVERTGDSLLNVTELGPQATRRRVFPVRRYRSDGNVLLQQEPISSDEHAESGREPAKARDSVIVPQQQRKYRSDRRQSRKELIIIDPENVIQPGADTMESR, from the exons ATGTCCGATTTGTTTGTTGATATGCACCAGCGGCGTACAGCTGCAGCATTGGAAAGTTCAAAACAACGAAAAAGTCGTCACGGCCCTGCTGTGAATGGCAAGAACAAGGAAGGCACCCTAACACCTGACACATTTTATTCATCACAGCACTCAACAACGACCACCAATGCCACCACTAACGACGATTATGCTGATGCAGATGTCGGTGACGAGCTCGCAAATGTTTTGAGCTTGAAACTGCGCAAGCCGAAGAATTGGCGTTGGGAGCTGAGCACATCACGTTCGTGTTCCAACATCGCGTTGCCACGCATTCTGCTCTACGATCACAAAGGTCAGTTGTTGGTGGATGTAGACAGCCAAGAAGAGCAGTGCTATAGCCAGCCACAAACGGTGATAACTCAGAAGTCGACTAAAGAATCGACTGGTACTCAGTCACGTACACGGAAGCGGGCTAGCAAGTCCGCATCTACCAACTTGGCACAATCGATAAAACAAGCCTTGGAACGACAATTCAGCGGTTTGCATATACAAGAGGCGACGCCGTCTCCGGTACCTTCTTACAAGAACAGTGTCGCGACCACGCCATCTACGGAACATGCCTCTACATTATCTTCAACTATTGACTTTTTCACTAATGAACTACCCGATTACAAAATACAGCGACGCGCCAATTCTTTGAAGGGCGTACGTTTCAAAGTTAATGAAGTCGAAGATGCAAATGCGGTTGTGAACAGCAATGTTAAGAGCACACAAAACTCATTCAATCTTGCCGATTTGCCCACGCCGCCCTCTACAATAACGACGCCTACCACACCGAGTAATTCATCATCGTCCGGTCCGCGCGAAAAGCGTCGATATAGACGTTCGCACAGTTCTGGCCGTTCACCTGCAACTTCTGAATCGATACTGGAACGTTTTAGTTTCAATAAGGGGCGCTTCTCTTCACCCGAATATGTCGAGGAACATGAAGTGCAGCACGCACCGCGCTATTTTCTACGCACCAGCAAGGCAGGTACTCTGGTAGTGCAAGAGGAGAGCTTCAGTCGCTATCGTCGGCGACGTCGGCCGCGCAACTCGTCGACGGAAAATATACTAAGCAGTCAAGAGAGTGGATCGAAGAACTCACTCAAGATGTCGGACTGCAGTGCTCATGACCAACTGCATGAAAGCACTGTAGAGCGCACAGGCGATAGTTTGTTAAATGTGACGGAACTAGGGCCACAGGCAACACGAAGAAGGGTGTTCCCGGTGCGTCGGTATCGAAGCGACGGTAATGTGTTGCTACAACAGGAACCGATCAGCTCGGATGAGCATGCAGAGAGTGGTCGAGAGCCAGCGAAAGCGAGAGATTCAGTGATAGTGCCGCAGCAACAACGCAAATACCGTAGTGATAGACGGCAGAGCAGAAAAG AACTGATTATCATCGATCCGGAAAATGTTATACAGCCAGGCGCTGATACCATGGAATCAAGGTGA